Within Lolium rigidum isolate FL_2022 chromosome 5, APGP_CSIRO_Lrig_0.1, whole genome shotgun sequence, the genomic segment AATTGAATATCCTTATTCATCATATTCATTCAAATTATATATAGATTTTCAAAGCGACTCGTAAATCATTTCAGTGCAAAAAATATTATATGTGTGAAGATTCAAATGTTATTTCAGTGCGGGAAGTATCATACATGTGTAGATTCAGAAGTCATTTCGGTGCGGGAAGTATCATATCCGTTTATATCCATGCTCAAACATATGTcaataaaaaaaaacataatgCATATACTAGTGCACTCGGTCGGGATGCGAGCAACAACCCCCAAGCTGGCATGTCCTGTGGCAAGATGGAAACTAGCATATTTAGAGTTAGTTTACAATGCTTCAAATATATTTTATGCCCATGCCCATGGTATTCTCTACTACTCGTAGTTTGATATTGCAAATTAGCAATACAATTAGAGAAAATGGGTCGGACAAAAACATCAACCGGCATAAGCGGATGTAACGAAAAAAGGATTGTGATAATCCACCGCAATGCCAAATATCAAGAGAAACCTCTTTAGGAAGAGACATGGCTGATCTAGTGTATATGCTAAGGGGGCAACTGCCCCACTCAATTTCCATACTGTCTGTAATATTCTAAGCTAAATAGTCATTTGCCCCCACTTAGAAAGAAGGATTTTCCAGCTTAACACATTTTTGCCCTCTCTAGAATTCTGTCGTGGATCTGCCCATGGAAAGAGAACAACGCATAGAACAACGCACATGCGTTGTGGACGTTCGATCTCAGCACGAAAGGAAAATCATAGGTTTTACGCTAGAAAAAGTTCGAGCCTCCtctagacaatgccttcaacaagaaacaCGGTTAGAAATCCACCATCGCAAGGTACGACCAATAAAGGTTAGGCCCAGAGTTTCCACCACGTAGATCAATACATACCGTGTTGCCGTAGAAAGCGAACTCACCCTGTGTTGCCGCCAAAAACGAACTCACCTGGTGCACACGTTCTCCATAATAACATAGCACACGCCTGCACATAAATAAATTTCCATTTTTGAGATTTGTTCTTGTATTGTTTTACATGTGTAAGAAAAAAATACAAACATAACAAGATCCGTTATGAATTTATACAGCTCATTCATGGTTCTGAAAATTTCGCGCCGATCACAATTTTGAACACGCCGAACTTTGACGTTACGTAAATCTGAACTTGGTCTGGGCTCAGAGGAAGCCCAAGTTTGCCTCGACGAGCTGGACCTGTCGTGTAGCTGTCGGCGTCGTGATCTGCGTTCACTGTGGCATGCAAACAGGCCGACGGGCCAGCCCATACTAGGTTTCAAATCCGGTGGCCTGAGGCACGCCACGTCGGCGCGTCGGTCCACGGTAGCATGCACGTTTGCAGATAGTAGGATTTGTTTTCCTAATCCACCACCGGCCCCACGCTGGCAATTTAATGCAGACTCGGCCCCTCACATGATTAACCACGGCAGCTACTCCACGAGCTAATCGATTCGACCTCTGGTTCCTTTCCTCCCCTTCGCCCAAACTACACTTCTACTCTTCGAATCGATCCTCCATGGCGACGCTCGCCTTGccgcctaccgccgccgccgccaccctgccCACGGCGCGGGAAGACCCAAAGTATGTATGGTTTTTCCCTGATTCGTCTCGATTCAAGGTTGATTTGGGGATGGATGGAATTCGTTGACCCTTTTCTGATTTATATTGGATGTTCCAATTCCGTTGCAGCACGAGCGAGAAGATTGATTTCGATGTCTCCGCTGCGGATCAGAGTGACATCGACTCCGGGTACGTTTCCTCCGGCCGGCCAACTTCGGTTGCCTGTTTCTCGAGGGCTCAACTCGTGGATTTGTATTACTAAGATGGTTTGGTTTCTGTGGGCAGGTGGGTTTTCCTCGGGGAATCAGATGTAGTTCCGGCGGAtacggccgccgctgccgccgcgggccgccgacgccTCGGCTTCACGCCGCTGCCGATGTTACCTATCTGGTAGGGATTTACCCAAGTACTGCAGTAACAACAGAGTAGCTCTGTAGTCTGTACCCTGTACGGTTCCCGTGAGATGAAACGCAGCTGATCATCCCGTCTCTGATGTTCTCTTCTCAGGGTGCAGATGGTGCTTGGAGGCGTGGTCTACACGGCCGTGCCATTCTACAACAGGGCCAGGCAGATTGAAGGTACAGACACCAGTACCACTACATCCTGTATCTTACTCTCGATCCACATGGTACAATCACTAATGTTACAAACAACGCCTAAATTAGCCAGTTGCACCTGCACAGTCCCTTAGCCCATGAGTAGTTTTTTCGGCATTGACATTTGGGAATAGCGTTCTTGCTGAAATAATTCGGGTTCTGATGTTAGACCAGGTGATACAAAACGTGGAAACTGCTTTGGAGGTTTTGGAGCATGCTGCCGAGGTGACCGAGAAGCTAGCTGCTAATGTGGCCAGTTCCCTGCCAGAGGATGGATCACTGCACAAGGTGGCCGAGGAGATCGAGTACATTGCTGAGGTAGTGGATAAGGATGCACAGAAGGTTGAAGTCATCATTAAGAAGGTTCGTCCTGATGACTTATTCCTGTTCCTACTTGGTCATAATTCTTGCTTACATGTTAGGGATAATAAACAAGTACTCGTGTGAACACAATCGTAATAATTATCTATGCTTTCTCAATCGTGTTTAGTGTGAGTTACTCCTAGGTATAACATATGCAAGAGCAATTTTCTGACCAATTCAGACTACTCATGGGTTTAATACTTGTTTACGTTGTACTGTATATATGTAAAATGTTAAGCATAATAACCAAGTGCATGTGTGAAGGCAGTCGTTATTACTCGTGCTTTCTCGTTGAATGTTAGTGAAAGCTACTCCTAGGAATAACATATGCGAGCATTATTTCCCTGACCAATTCATACTACTTGCTGGATGCTTGTAAGGAGCCTAAGGAAGATTACATGTTACTTCTGCGGTTTTTGCTGCTTCTTCGAAGGAAAGTATCAGAAGACTTTCAGATGGGGGAAAGCATGTGGTAGCTTGGTAGTGAAAATAGACTGCTTCTTTGGGTTCTCTCCATACACGGTTTTGGTAGCCCAATCTCTAATTTTCCGTCGGCTTCCAGCTAATAAAGTAAATGTACATCAAACATTGTGTCTTTGATTCTACATGAATACATGCAATTCACTGTCATCCTGTTTATAAAGCCTGCTTCATTTCTACCATATCTAGCAACTAGGATTATAATACATCTTTGCTAACCTGCACGCCGTTGCAGATTGAACTGATCAGCGACCAGATCGACGCGGCAGTGGAGCCAGTCATTGAAGAGCTCGAGAAGGATTTCAACCCAACCCCAGCACCTGACGCCGGATCAGATTCCCAGAAGTGACCCTCGATTGTTCCCTGTTGTAAATATTGTTGTTTCCTTCGTTCTGAATGCCAACGTGTAAATATGTTCGTTGTGCCCTATGAACTAGATGTACACCGTGGTTATAGCAAGACATTGTAAATGTGCTGGCTGCTGGGTGCTCGAATCTGAAGCATCCTGGACCCTAATAAGAACACCATATCTGAAGAATGGATATGTATGTGTGTACACCATGCTCCACCCAGGGCATTCTGCTACGGTATTCTCTAGTTCGTCGAGTACaacttctaagagcatctctagcagagccctgcCCGTTTACGGGTTCAATTCAGAAAATGGCGTAGATCAGTCATCATAAACCCAAATCAGTCACCGTAAACGAGGTAAAACCGAAAAAAGAATTCAGGCCGAGACCAAGTCGAGCTGTATTTATAGGGGCTGAAAGGGCGAACCGAAGGCAAACCTGTATTTCTAGTGACGTTTTGGCGGGCTGAAACTTCAGCTCCAAACACTGCAGTTCCACGGAGGACTCCCGAAATACGACCAAAATTAGGCAAAATCCGGTCACGAGTTAGCCGAGCGTGGGCGGGGCGGCCCTGGAGGGGACGGGGCGGGGTCGAGTTCGCCAGAGCAGGGCGGGGATGGCCGTGGCGGGGCTGGCAAGGGCGGCGCGGGGCATGGGCAGGGCGCGATGGCGTGGGGTGAGGCGGGTCGGGGTGCGGCAGGGGCGGGGCTCGCCGGGGCGGCGCGGGACAggccagggcgcggcggcgcggggcaggCCAGGGCGCGGCGGGCTCGGGGCAGGGGCGGGGCGTAGCAGGCGGCGGGCGCGGCAGGGGGCGGGGCGCGGGGCAGGCCAGGGCGCTGCGGGTGCGGCAGGGGGCGGAGCGCGGCGCGGCAGGGGGCGGAGCGCGGCGCGGCAGGGGGCGGGGTGGGGCGGGTGCGGCTCGCTGGTGGCGGGCGAGGCGAGCTAGGGAGGAAGAAgccacatggaagaagatggccgggaaaaaaagaaaaatgagaagataaaggaaaaaaaatactgACAGGTGGGCCTTACTAGCATATTTAGGGAATATGCACAGTTTTCCTTTTCCACGCCAGCATTTTTTCGACTCATAAACACGAGTTCGATGAACTGAACTCAATGTTTTCAGTTCGGTCGTGTTTACGGTTCTGCTAGAGATGCTAAAAAAGAAACTACAGTACACCGCGGAGGAATGGATAGAGACTCCCGCGATCGCGCCCGTCGCTGGCCAAGCGCGCGGCGGCCGCCCCTTGATCtccctgctccggccatctccgacTCTGTCGTGACCAGATCCGAGATCCTATCCTTGCGCTCTATCTTTTCCCCTTGCAGCTCGACCCATCTCACAGGTCAAGGCGACGAATCCCCCATCCATTTCTTCGGGAGGGTCGATGCATGTTCATGTCAAGCCCAAGGGCCTCCGTGCCGGTTGCTGCGGCTCCGCTagccacctccgccgccgtgcTGGCCACGGCCGTCCTAGCCGCCCGCAAGGCCGGCCCGACCATTGGGGGTAGTTTGGCACGTCCTCGGTGCCCCCATATCCTCGTAACGGCAACTGCTCCGTGTCCCTGCCCGCCAGTCGCCTCTGCAGCCACGGCCAGGTCGGTCGTCCTTGCAGTTGCGGCCCTCTCCGTTGTTCCTGCAGCCGCGGCCCTCTCCGCTGTCCCTACTGCCGCAACAAGGGGCAGCATCGACAAGCTTTCCGTCCCAGCCACGGCCCCGTCCGCTCTCCCTGCAGCTTCAACTAGGGGTAACATCGACATGTTGTATGTCCTTGAAGCGTGCCTGCCCGAGCTGGCGCCCAGGGAATCTGTGGCCGTGCTGGCTCCTAGCCCGGCAGCGCAGGCCACCACCATTGCTTCCCACCGCGCTGAAGATGGTGTCAACCTTGCTGATATCGGTGGATGTGGAGACATCACGGGATGCCCCTCATATGCAGAGTTTGTGACTTCAACGCTGGCTTTTCAGCTTGGGGTGGGGTGCAAGGAGGATGTTGTTGCCGGGGACGATGTGCTGGCCTCTGGCGTGGCGGAGCTTCATGGCACGCCCAACCTTCCTGTTATGGTGCTTGCGGGTGCGAGGCGGCCTATCTTGTGGAGTTCTGCTGCtgacgatgaagatgaagacgatgctgatgAAGAAGAGTTGGCTCCGCGAACACCGCTTGCTGCCTCCATGGCCACTGCCTCCGGCACAACGACCGTGGGGCGTGAGGCCGAGAAGTCCGGAGGTTGGCGGGAGGTGTTGCCACGGCGCGCCACACGCTGTTCGGCGTTGCCGGCGCTCGTTTTGGCTCCCCGTCCCATTCCTGTGTGGCTTCATGGTTGATGTTGTAGATGCCTTCTTGCTGGTCATCACGACGCGTTTTGCAGGGATCCCTTCAGGTGCTCTTGCTGCCTCGAGAATGGTCACCGGGCTCGTGAGTGCTGCAACGCTTGGCGCCCGCTCAATTGGCTGTCAAGCCCCAATGCACCAAAGTTTCCGCAACTCGCCACCAATCATCGTGTGCCTCCAGCTCCATGCCATGCCAAGTGGGAAAGTCCTAGGTGTTGCGAGCAGTTCAAGGCCAACGCCACTTTGGATTCTCTCTCTCAGTCCCATGctgctgtaacatcccaattttcaaatcaatgaagaaggagttTCCAATACTCAAAATTTGGaaacaacaaaaacttttattaatacATGTGCCACGCATAGTGCTCACACTCAATTCTTTgtgattgccatgatgagtgtttgcaACCTTGTACCTTGTACTacaacctaaaaccctaaccttGATCCTTTGAAGATCACCAAGAAAAgcaaagaggaagaaaagaaataaaatagaaaaatcacaaaaccctcacatatggtttatgccattttttgcaaatcttcaacctagaccattttggcttgcaccactggttggagaatgttattaaacacttataaacacttttggaatcaaataaactcaaatcaaatcaaatttgaaatcaaattgtgctcacatgcactaatggtcaaaactgccatttttagcctgatgcctactttgagcctctgtatttagagaatttcaaaccaaacatttccaactctttgcacctcatccaagaccacatcaaggtgaacaactttggtaaagcacacccctgcaaattcttgctagattcaaagttatgctcaagcaaagttgggactTTGAAGCAGATTCAAAATCTTGCCTAAtttggatttttgaaaatcaaCTCTCCTTtgctcaccaccaccaccactgtgTGTCTTTGATCACATGAATCAACTCCAAcaaatttcattcaaaattttgaaaatatctttcatgcggccattatgtcaaacaccttgtgggcagaatcaaaccaaatcaaatttCACTATTTTGAATAGTGTCTGGCCCCAAATTTGAACCCAACTTGTTTCTCACTTGTCCCCTCCAACCAAATGCCACTGCTGCCCAACCCTAGAAATAGCtagacatggccatgccatgccatgccggccatgtctcaCATACAACTTGCCAACCCTAGCCTCTCTCACTTCTAGCCGTGCCAAACATGTCCTGCTGCTCCCTCTTGATCCCCTGAATCTGCTAGTACCCGCCATTGGTAGAGGAGAGCACGACACGGCCCAGACCGGACCGTGCCCACGACGCCTAGTAAATGCCAGGGTCGGCACGGCCACGTCGACGCGTGCACGACGGAGCGCGCTAGAGCACGCGTCGCCTCGACGCCTCGACGCCTCGCACCTCCCCTGGACCCCCTCTCCCGCACTAAGCTTCACCACGGCACCAGGAACACCGCGGACACCCTCCTTTCCCCGACCAGCGCccgccgtcgtcggagaagaaAAAGCCTTCCGCCACGGGCGCGCAGAACTCTGCAAGCGCCCGACCAAGTTAGGCACCGCCCAGCCGCGCCATTGCCGCCAGGAACCGTAGAACAGCGCCACGCCTTCGTCTACCCCTCTACGCCGCTGTAACCATGTCGCCATGCTCGACCTCGCCGCAGTACCCTGCTCCCCTCCGCCACTATATAAAGAGAACTCCCCCGCTCGATTTCTCCACATCAGTCAGCTTCCCTCTCATCCCTCAACCCCCTCAACCACCTCCCCCTCTCCAATTTCCACCGGAGTTAGC encodes:
- the LOC124657108 gene encoding uncharacterized protein LOC124657108, translated to MATLALPPTAAAATLPTAREDPNTSEKIDFDVSAADQSDIDSGWVFLGESDVVPADTAAAAAAGRRRLGFTPLPMLPIWVQMVLGGVVYTAVPFYNRARQIEDQVIQNVETALEVLEHAAEVTEKLAANVASSLPEDGSLHKVAEEIEYIAEVVDKDAQKVEVIIKKIELISDQIDAAVEPVIEELEKDFNPTPAPDAGSDSQK